In the genome of Ignisphaera sp., the window AAACACCTGAACTACTGCAACATCCTTGCTAACATCTATCACTTGCCCTAATCTAACATCCCCATCAACATCTATTTCGACAAGTTCCCCATAGCTTATACCACCTAACGCCTTTACAAATATTAGTGCACCTCTTGTGCCAAGTATTTGCTTGCTTGCTTTTGAAGTTAGCCTTGGAGTTTCAATAGCCTTTGGCATTATTGTTTCGCCACAGTGCCAAATTCCTGGTTTAGTATTTCAAAATATTGTGGAATAACTTTCTTGAGGTCTTCAAGTGAATAGAACTTCATTTGATAAAGCATATACTTACTCTTAAATTCTCTTATTTTAGCAACAGTCAAACCCTTTGCTACAGCCTCTAAAGCTCTTCTATAGAACTCCATTATGGCCTCCATAATTATAATTCCTTTTTCGGGAGGTGAATAAGCGTCAAAGGGGTCTAAAGCACTTTGCTGCAAAAAGCCTTCTCTAATTATCCTAGCCACCTCTAATATAAGCTTATCTTCCTCTGGAAGTGCTTCAGGCCCTACAAGTCTGACTATATCACTTAATTCAGATTCTCTTTGAAGTATTCTCAATATTGTTGATCTATACTTGCCCCATTTGCCATCTGTTACCTTATCCCAATACTCCTTAACAAAGTCTACATACATGCTATAACTTGTAAGCCAGTTAATAGCTGGGAAATGCCTTCTTGTTGCAAGTCCATAGTCTAATGCGTAAAAGCTTTGGACATATCTTACAGTATTTCTTACTACAGGCTCGCTAAAGTCTCCGCCAGGCGGCGATACAGCTCCAAATATGGTTACACTTCCAAATCTCTCAGGTCTTCCAAGTGCTTTAATTCTTCCGGCCCTCTCATAGAATTCTGATAGTCTGCTAGCTAGATACGCCGGGAATCCTTCTTCACCTGGCATCTCCTCCATTCTACCACTTATCTCTCTCATAGCCTCAGCCCATCTACTAGTAGAATCGGCGACCATTATCACATCATAGCCCATATCTCTAAAGTATTCAGCAATTGTAATACCTAGGAAAACACTTGTTTCTCTTGCTGCAACAGGCATATTACTTGTGTTTGCTATGAAGACCGATCTTTCCATCATTGGCCTCCCTCTTCTAACGTCAATAAGCTTTAGAAAACTTGTTAAAGCATCTGACATCTCGTTACCTCTTTCACCACATCCAACATATATTGCTATATCAGTATGACTCCATTTTGTTATCTCTTGAAGTATAACAGTTTTCCCTGTTCCAAAACCTCCTGGAACAGCTGCCTTCCCACCTTTTGCAATTGGAAAAACATGGTCTATAACCCTAATACCTGTGATCAGAGGCTCTATTGGGGTTAGCTTCTCGGTGTATGGTCTTGGAATTCTAATTGGCCAAACATGATATAACTTGACATTGTATTCTTGATGACCAGAAGAGACGGTGGCTATAGTATCCTCAACTGCATAGTCACCTTCATCAGCAATCCACTTAAGCTCGCCTTTGACATTTGGCGGAATCATGATATAGTGCTTTACAAGGGGGGTCTCATCAACATATCCTACTATGTCACCTGGGTAAACCTTGTCACCAACATTGATATTCTTCTCCCTTACAAAATGCCATCTCTTACTTCTATCGAGTGGGGCAACCTTAGCCCCTCTCCTAATGAATATATCATTAAATAGCTTTGCAATTTCTTTTTCAGGTCTCTGAAGACCGTCATATATGGATCCTATCAACCCAGGTCCAAGCTCTGCTGACAAAGGCTTACCCGTTGCCTCCACCTTTTCCCCAACAGTAAGACCTGCTGTCTCCTCATAGACTTGTATATATACCTTCTCTCCCCTAACAGCTATAACCTCTCCAATAAGCCCCTCTTTACCAACATAAACAACTTCATACATCATTGGACTAGGTATGTCAGTAGCAATAACAAGTGGACCAGCAATTCTATATATTTTACCTGTTCTAATACTCATAAAAATTACCCTAAATGAATTTCATAGCCTATATATTTTCGGATAAGCTCTCCATAAAAAGTTTGTAGTGATGCAGATAAACTTATTTTATCGTCAGGTATAATTACAACTATCGGATATAACCTATACAAATTCAAGTCAATGAAACTCTTCCCATCGGGAACCAAACTTTTTTGGATAAGGATGATAGCCACATCGTTCTGCACCAAGAGTTTATCCAGTATACCTTTGGCATCATTCCAATTCTCTGCTACATAAACATCTTTAATGCCGAGAATCTTCATAAGTGGTTCAAACTCTTTTCTGACTATAGCACAAATCTTTTTGATTAAATCTCTTGGCAAACTCATTTGAATACCCAAGAAACTGAAAATACATACTTTAATACGTATACTTCGTAATACCTGTTAATTAGGTATAGTGTTAGCAAATCTATGACCTGGGGAGATAACGCTAGCAATTCTCTGCATTTGCTATATACATATTGGGCTTCGTATATAGTTGCTTTAGCAGGATGTGATACAATGATATTATAGAGATACTTTGCGGAATTCTCTAATTGATGCTGAACTACACCATCTATA includes:
- a CDS encoding V-type ATP synthase subunit A; protein product: MSIRTGKIYRIAGPLVIATDIPSPMMYEVVYVGKEGLIGEVIAVRGEKVYIQVYEETAGLTVGEKVEATGKPLSAELGPGLIGSIYDGLQRPEKEIAKLFNDIFIRRGAKVAPLDRSKRWHFVREKNINVGDKVYPGDIVGYVDETPLVKHYIMIPPNVKGELKWIADEGDYAVEDTIATVSSGHQEYNVKLYHVWPIRIPRPYTEKLTPIEPLITGIRVIDHVFPIAKGGKAAVPGGFGTGKTVILQEITKWSHTDIAIYVGCGERGNEMSDALTSFLKLIDVRRGRPMMERSVFIANTSNMPVAARETSVFLGITIAEYFRDMGYDVIMVADSTSRWAEAMREISGRMEEMPGEEGFPAYLASRLSEFYERAGRIKALGRPERFGSVTIFGAVSPPGGDFSEPVVRNTVRYVQSFYALDYGLATRRHFPAINWLTSYSMYVDFVKEYWDKVTDGKWGKYRSTILRILQRESELSDIVRLVGPEALPEEDKLILEVARIIREGFLQQSALDPFDAYSPPEKGIIIMEAIMEFYRRALEAVAKGLTVAKIREFKSKYMLYQMKFYSLEDLKKVIPQYFEILNQEFGTVAKQ
- a CDS encoding V-type ATP synthase subunit F, whose product is MSLPRDLIKKICAIVRKEFEPLMKILGIKDVYVAENWNDAKGILDKLLVQNDVAIILIQKSLVPDGKSFIDLNLYRLYPIVVIIPDDKISLSASLQTFYGELIRKYIGYEIHLG